From the genome of Bradyrhizobium sp. SZCCHNS1050, one region includes:
- the tcuB gene encoding tricarballylate utilization 4Fe-4S protein TcuB, translating into MQRSEALTEADRLMTICNSCRYCEGLCAVFPAMEMRRAFTGGDLNYLANLCHACGACYVDCQFSPPHEFDVRVPSVLARVRHESYADYAWPHALAPLFRRNGLAVSLIAVVSMAAFIVGIVAFNDPAAVFASRHGPGSFYALMPHNAMVLLFGAAFLWAIIAFIMGARAFWNDIGEPSSTLTRPRPLLRAVRDAASLRYLDGGGVGCYNEDERPRDTRRFYHHLTFWGFMLCVASTSVATLYHYLLHREAPYPLWDLPVVLGTLGGLGIVVGPLGLHTAKRRREPAMMDAGSRAMDVAFLAMLVLTGATGLALLLLRETSTMGLLLALHLGAVFALFITMPYGKFVHGLYRFLALVRYARERHGA; encoded by the coding sequence ATGCAGCGCAGTGAAGCGTTGACCGAGGCGGATCGGCTGATGACGATCTGCAATTCCTGCCGCTATTGCGAGGGACTCTGCGCCGTGTTTCCGGCAATGGAGATGCGCCGCGCCTTCACCGGCGGCGACCTCAACTATCTCGCCAATCTCTGCCATGCCTGCGGGGCCTGCTACGTCGACTGCCAGTTCTCCCCCCCGCACGAGTTCGACGTTCGCGTCCCCTCCGTTCTGGCCCGGGTGCGGCACGAGAGCTATGCCGACTATGCCTGGCCGCACGCGCTGGCGCCGCTGTTCAGGCGCAATGGTCTCGCGGTGTCGCTCATCGCGGTGGTCAGCATGGCCGCGTTCATCGTCGGCATCGTGGCCTTCAACGATCCCGCCGCGGTGTTTGCAAGCCGGCACGGCCCCGGCTCGTTCTACGCGCTCATGCCCCACAACGCGATGGTGCTGTTGTTCGGCGCCGCCTTCCTGTGGGCCATCATCGCCTTCATCATGGGCGCTCGGGCGTTCTGGAATGATATCGGCGAGCCGAGCTCGACCTTGACGCGCCCACGTCCACTGCTGCGCGCCGTTCGCGACGCAGCCAGCCTGCGCTATCTCGATGGCGGCGGCGTCGGCTGCTACAACGAGGACGAGCGGCCACGCGACACCCGGCGGTTCTATCACCATCTGACGTTCTGGGGCTTCATGCTCTGCGTCGCATCGACCAGCGTCGCGACGCTCTATCACTATCTTCTGCACCGTGAGGCGCCCTATCCGTTGTGGGACCTGCCGGTCGTGCTCGGCACGCTGGGCGGATTGGGCATCGTGGTCGGTCCGCTCGGACTCCACACCGCCAAGCGCAGGCGTGAGCCTGCGATGATGGATGCGGGCAGTCGCGCCATGGACGTCGCGTTCCTGGCGATGCTCGTCCTTACCGGCGCAACCGGGCTCGCCCTCCTCTTGCTACGCGAGACCAGCACGATGGGCCTGCTGCTCGCGCTCCATCTCGGTGCGGTGTTCGCGCTCTTCATCACGATGCCCTACGGCAAGTTCGTGCACGGCCTCTATCGATTCTTGGCGCTCGTCCGCTACGCGCGCGAACGTCACGGCGCGTAG
- a CDS encoding DsbA family protein: MPSVRTLIPAMLLALSLCGVPQLASAESFSDSQRGEIETIVRNYLIAHPEVLEEAMAELQKRQTAAEAAKHEASVSKNAETIFNSPRGVVLGNKDGDVTFVEFFDYNCGYCKRAMADMMELMKSDPKLKVVLKEFPVLSQGSVEAAQVAVAVRMQAPQKYLDFHQKLLGGRGQADKAHALAVAKDLGLDMARVEKDMASPEAKATIEENFKLAEEMGMNGTPSYVIGKQVVIGAVGVEGLREKISAARCGKASC; encoded by the coding sequence ATGCCGTCAGTCCGCACGCTCATTCCCGCGATGTTGCTCGCGCTTTCGCTCTGCGGCGTGCCTCAGCTCGCGTCGGCGGAGAGCTTCTCCGACAGCCAGCGGGGCGAGATCGAGACCATCGTCCGAAACTACCTGATCGCGCATCCCGAGGTGCTCGAAGAGGCGATGGCCGAGCTGCAGAAGCGCCAGACGGCAGCCGAGGCGGCCAAGCACGAGGCCAGCGTCAGCAAGAACGCCGAGACCATCTTCAACTCGCCGCGCGGCGTCGTGCTCGGCAACAAGGATGGCGACGTCACCTTCGTCGAGTTCTTCGACTACAATTGCGGCTACTGCAAGCGCGCGATGGCCGACATGATGGAGCTGATGAAGAGCGACCCGAAGCTGAAGGTCGTGCTCAAGGAATTTCCCGTGCTGAGCCAGGGCTCCGTCGAGGCCGCGCAGGTCGCCGTTGCCGTTCGCATGCAGGCCCCGCAGAAATATCTCGACTTCCACCAGAAGCTGCTGGGCGGCCGCGGCCAGGCCGACAAGGCCCATGCGCTCGCGGTCGCCAAGGATCTCGGGCTCGACATGGCGCGCGTCGAGAAGGACATGGCGAGCCCCGAGGCCAAGGCGACGATCGAGGAAAACTTCAAGCTCGCCGAGGAGATGGGCATGAACGGGACGCCGAGCTACGTGATCGGCAAGCAGGTCGTGATCGGCGCCGTCGGCGTCGAGGGCCTGCGCGAGAAGATCAGCGCGGCCCGCTGCGGCAAGGCGAGCTGCTGA
- the tcuA gene encoding FAD-dependent tricarballylate dehydrogenase TcuA, with product MTDQSDLADHPLTYDVVVVGGGNAALCAAIAARRAGASVIVLEAASKFYRGGNTRHTRNMRCAHDAATATLSGPYTEDEFWDDLLRVTEGQTNEQLARLMIRESKDMLDWIVAQGVRFQPSLGGTLSLGRTNSFFLGGGRAMLNALYLTAERLGVDVLYEAEVVGLDIDETRFDAAIIRQRDARTRICGKALVAAAGGFEANIDRLVEGWGEIARNFLIRGTPNNRGTVLDMLLGAGVDSIGDPTQCHAVAIDARAPKYDGGIITRLDCVVFGIVVNNNAERFYDEGEDVWPKRYAIWGRLVAAQPDQIAYIIFDAKSANLFMPSLYPAIEAASITELAGRLGLDPDKLTATVAHFNASVRDGQFNPDILDDCRTENLTPPKSHWARRIDSGPYYAYPVRPGITFTYLGVRVDHAAKMMMKSGGPADNMYAAGEIMAGNVLGRGYAAGIGMTIGSVFGRIAGQGAATHAAQ from the coding sequence ATGACTGATCAGAGCGATCTCGCCGACCATCCCCTGACCTACGACGTCGTCGTGGTCGGCGGCGGCAACGCAGCCCTCTGCGCCGCCATTGCGGCACGGCGCGCCGGGGCCTCGGTCATCGTGCTGGAGGCCGCCTCCAAGTTCTATCGCGGTGGCAATACGCGCCACACCCGCAACATGCGCTGCGCCCATGACGCGGCGACCGCGACGTTGAGCGGCCCCTACACCGAGGACGAGTTCTGGGACGATCTCCTGCGCGTCACCGAAGGCCAGACCAACGAACAACTGGCCCGCCTGATGATCCGCGAGTCCAAGGACATGCTCGACTGGATCGTCGCACAGGGCGTGCGTTTCCAGCCGTCGCTCGGCGGGACGCTGAGCTTAGGGCGGACCAACTCGTTCTTCCTGGGCGGCGGCCGGGCCATGCTCAATGCGTTGTATCTCACCGCCGAGCGGCTCGGCGTCGACGTGCTGTATGAGGCGGAGGTCGTCGGGCTCGACATCGATGAGACCCGTTTCGACGCTGCGATCATCCGACAGCGTGACGCCAGGACGCGAATCTGCGGCAAGGCGCTGGTTGCGGCAGCGGGCGGCTTCGAAGCCAACATCGACAGGCTGGTCGAGGGCTGGGGCGAGATCGCGCGCAACTTCCTGATCCGCGGCACGCCCAACAATCGCGGTACGGTGCTCGACATGCTGCTCGGCGCCGGCGTCGACAGCATTGGCGATCCGACCCAGTGCCACGCGGTGGCGATCGATGCGCGCGCCCCCAAATATGACGGCGGCATCATCACGCGGCTCGACTGCGTCGTGTTCGGCATCGTCGTCAACAACAACGCTGAGCGATTCTACGACGAAGGCGAGGACGTCTGGCCGAAGCGCTACGCGATCTGGGGACGCTTGGTTGCCGCTCAGCCGGACCAGATCGCCTACATCATCTTCGACGCGAAATCGGCGAACCTGTTCATGCCGTCGCTCTACCCCGCGATCGAGGCGGCCAGCATCACCGAGCTCGCCGGCAGGCTCGGCCTCGATCCGGACAAGCTGACCGCCACCGTCGCGCATTTCAACGCATCGGTGCGCGACGGACAATTCAATCCCGACATCCTCGACGATTGCCGCACCGAGAACCTGACGCCGCCGAAATCGCATTGGGCGCGCCGCATCGATAGCGGCCCCTACTACGCCTATCCGGTTCGGCCCGGCATTACCTTCACCTATCTCGGCGTGCGGGTCGATCACGCCGCAAAGATGATGATGAAGTCCGGCGGTCCCGCCGACAACATGTACGCCGCAGGCGAGATCATGGCCGGCAACGTGCTCGGCCGCGGCTATGCCGCAGGAATCGGCATGACGATCGGCAGCGTGTTCGGGCGTATCGCCGGCCAGGGAGCAGCGACACATGCAGCGCAGTGA
- the aroQ gene encoding type II 3-dehydroquinate dehydratase, producing MADAAHNTIYVLNGPNLNLLGTREPETYGHATLADVERLCVETAARFGLTVECRQSNHEGVLVDCIHEARSRGAVGIILNAGAYSHTSIALHDALMGVKIPTVEVHISNIHARESFRHHSFTAKAAFASICGFGIDGYRLAITGLAAKIGAKAVTQTDI from the coding sequence ATGGCCGACGCCGCGCACAACACGATCTATGTCCTCAACGGACCCAACCTCAACCTGCTGGGCACCCGCGAGCCGGAGACCTATGGCCATGCCACCCTGGCAGACGTCGAACGGCTCTGCGTCGAGACGGCCGCGCGCTTCGGCCTGACGGTGGAGTGCCGGCAGTCGAACCATGAGGGTGTGCTCGTGGATTGCATCCATGAGGCCCGCAGCCGCGGTGCGGTCGGAATCATCCTCAATGCCGGCGCCTACTCGCATACCTCCATTGCCTTGCACGACGCGCTGATGGGGGTGAAGATCCCCACCGTCGAAGTGCACATCAGCAACATTCACGCCCGCGAGAGCTTCCGGCACCATTCTTTCACCGCGAAGGCCGCGTTTGCCTCGATCTGCGGCTTCGGCATCGACGGCTACCGGCTGGCGATCACCGGCCTCGCCGCCAAGATCGGCGCCAAAGCCGTCACGCAGACCGACATCTAG
- a CDS encoding M48 family metalloprotease, translated as MSLRIVLRKKLSGGLAAVVAAAVTLAPVAPASAQQGKGPPILRDTETEVLLREYTRPILRVAGLEKQNIQMVIINDASFNAFVADGRRIFVNYGAILQSENPNQLIGVLAHETGHLAGGHLAKLRQQLATAQTQMIIATILGAGALAVGARGGGSGLANAGAATLSAPGEVIRRSLLSYQRQQEENADRAGVKFLTATAQSPKGMYETFKRFTNESLFAARGADPYLQSHPMPADRVEALEGLARQSPYWDKKDDPALQLRHDMVRAKISAFMERPDTVARRYPLSDTGLPARYARAISTYLHGDLRSALSQIDALIQVQPNNAYFYEVRGQALLEGGRPTEAIAPLRKAVHLSNNAPLIEMLLGQALVASENKAYTEEAISILRAAVARESEAPLGYSQLAMAYGRKGDYAEADLASAQAAFLRGDNKTARELASRAKTRFAVGSPGWVRADDIVTAKPLSGQ; from the coding sequence ATGTCGCTCCGTATCGTGCTTCGCAAGAAACTGTCCGGCGGGCTTGCCGCGGTCGTCGCGGCGGCCGTGACGCTGGCGCCGGTCGCGCCTGCGTCGGCGCAGCAAGGCAAGGGACCGCCGATCCTGCGCGACACCGAGACCGAGGTGCTGCTGCGTGAATATACCCGGCCGATCCTGCGCGTCGCCGGGCTCGAAAAGCAGAACATCCAGATGGTCATCATCAACGATGCGTCCTTCAACGCGTTCGTTGCCGACGGCCGCCGCATCTTCGTCAATTACGGCGCCATCCTGCAGTCGGAAAATCCGAACCAACTGATCGGCGTTCTCGCGCACGAGACCGGCCATCTCGCCGGCGGCCATCTCGCCAAGCTGCGCCAACAGCTCGCCACCGCCCAGACCCAGATGATCATCGCCACCATTCTCGGCGCCGGCGCCCTCGCGGTCGGCGCGCGCGGCGGCGGCAGCGGCCTTGCCAATGCCGGCGCCGCGACGCTGTCGGCCCCGGGCGAGGTCATCCGCCGATCGCTGTTGTCGTATCAGCGTCAGCAGGAGGAGAACGCCGACCGCGCGGGGGTGAAATTCCTCACTGCGACAGCGCAATCGCCGAAGGGCATGTACGAGACGTTCAAGCGCTTCACCAATGAGAGCCTGTTCGCCGCGCGCGGCGCCGACCCCTATCTGCAATCACATCCGATGCCGGCCGATCGCGTCGAGGCGCTCGAGGGCCTCGCGCGTCAAAGCCCCTATTGGGACAAGAAGGACGACCCCGCATTGCAGCTCCGCCACGACATGGTCCGTGCCAAGATCTCGGCCTTCATGGAACGGCCGGACACGGTGGCGCGGCGCTATCCATTGTCGGACACCGGCCTGCCCGCCCGCTACGCCAGGGCAATCTCCACCTACCTGCATGGCGACCTGCGCAGCGCCCTGAGCCAGATCGATGCCCTGATCCAGGTGCAACCCAACAACGCCTATTTCTACGAGGTCCGCGGCCAGGCCCTGCTGGAGGGCGGCCGCCCCACTGAGGCGATCGCCCCGCTGCGCAAGGCGGTGCACCTGTCCAATAACGCCCCGCTCATCGAGATGTTACTTGGTCAGGCCTTGGTGGCATCCGAGAACAAAGCCTACACTGAGGAGGCGATCTCGATCTTGCGCGCGGCGGTCGCGCGCGAATCCGAGGCGCCGCTCGGCTATTCCCAGCTCGCGATGGCCTACGGTCGCAAGGGCGATTATGCGGAGGCGGATCTCGCCTCGGCGCAGGCCGCCTTCCTGCGTGGCGACAACAAGACGGCGCGCGAGCTTGCCTCGCGTGCAAAAACCCGCTTCGCGGTCGGCTCGCCAGGCTGGGTCAGGGCCGACGATATCGTCACGGCAAAGCCGCTTTCCGGCCAGTAG
- a CDS encoding GntR family transcriptional regulator — MSSEAPSLTIDRDNVSLGEAVFRALCHALENGFYRSGDRLREDEVAQKLNVSRTPVREAFGKLVAKGWVQPAGGRGLIVRSLDENEVLELYAMREILEGAAARLAAQYAVSAEIAALRDIHARFVSGGDDAAELARLNRLMHGAIQRAARNRYLDAALEDMHVATALLGTTTFAAEGRAATAAAEHGELIEAIAIRDPDRAEAIARGHIREALRTRLGMKLKG; from the coding sequence ATGTCCTCGGAAGCGCCATCGCTCACCATCGATCGTGACAACGTCTCTCTCGGCGAAGCGGTATTTCGTGCGCTGTGCCATGCGCTGGAGAACGGCTTCTATCGCTCCGGCGATCGGCTGCGTGAGGACGAGGTCGCCCAGAAGCTGAACGTCAGCCGGACGCCGGTCCGTGAGGCCTTCGGCAAGCTGGTGGCCAAGGGGTGGGTGCAGCCGGCTGGTGGACGCGGCCTGATCGTGCGCAGTCTCGACGAGAATGAAGTCCTCGAGCTGTACGCGATGCGGGAAATTCTCGAAGGCGCCGCCGCCCGGCTCGCCGCGCAGTATGCCGTGTCGGCCGAGATCGCGGCGCTCCGCGACATTCATGCACGCTTTGTCAGCGGGGGGGACGACGCCGCCGAGCTAGCGCGGCTGAACCGGCTGATGCACGGTGCGATCCAGCGCGCGGCGCGCAACCGCTACCTCGATGCCGCCCTTGAGGACATGCATGTCGCGACAGCGCTGCTGGGAACCACGACGTTTGCGGCCGAAGGACGTGCGGCAACAGCCGCGGCCGAGCATGGTGAGCTGATCGAAGCGATCGCGATCCGCGATCCCGATCGGGCCGAGGCGATTGCACGCGGGCACATCCGCGAGGCACTTCGAACCCGGCTCGGCATGAAGCTGAAGGGATAG
- a CDS encoding DUF1236 domain-containing protein encodes MTNRLMVSVAAIALLAGAGFAHAQGTGGAGGAAGQSGGAAMQGGATGGAAGGASSGGMNAPGGAMHRDSGSPASDMRSSQSEQKPGATKGQRAEEGMKGPNAKGATSETDKAGSKNMKAEGRDSKSGTSTNAETKTGSDRSQTTTGQAGAGAKLSTEQRTKITSVIRSQRVEPVTNVNFNISVGTRVPRDVHFHRLPAEVVTIYPEWRGYDFILVREQIIVIDPRTYEIVAVLDA; translated from the coding sequence ATGACCAATCGCTTGATGGTATCAGTTGCTGCAATCGCGCTCCTGGCGGGTGCAGGTTTTGCTCATGCGCAAGGTACCGGCGGTGCGGGCGGCGCAGCTGGACAGTCCGGCGGCGCAGCCATGCAGGGCGGTGCGACCGGTGGTGCTGCCGGCGGAGCATCGAGCGGTGGCATGAACGCGCCCGGCGGCGCGATGCATCGCGACAGCGGCTCGCCTGCGTCCGACATGCGCTCCAGTCAGTCCGAGCAGAAGCCCGGTGCGACCAAGGGCCAGCGCGCCGAGGAAGGCATGAAGGGTCCGAATGCCAAGGGCGCGACCTCCGAGACCGACAAGGCCGGCTCCAAGAACATGAAGGCCGAGGGTCGCGACAGCAAGAGCGGCACCAGCACGAACGCCGAAACCAAGACCGGCAGCGACCGGTCGCAGACCACCACCGGACAGGCCGGCGCCGGCGCCAAGCTCTCGACCGAGCAGCGCACCAAGATCACCAGCGTGATCCGCAGCCAGCGCGTCGAGCCGGTGACCAACGTGAACTTCAACATCTCGGTCGGCACCCGGGTGCCGCGCGACGTTCACTTCCACCGGCTCCCTGCGGAAGTCGTGACGATCTATCCGGAATGGCGCGGATACGACTTCATCCTGGTTCGTGAGCAGATCATCGTGATCGATCCCCGCACCTACGAGATCGTCGCAGTTCTCGACGCCTGA
- the accB gene encoding acetyl-CoA carboxylase biotin carboxyl carrier protein, whose product MAPQPDDKTIAKSEDSQLIRELAALLDETSLTEIELERAGLRIRVARNVTVAAAVHSAIGTAAAGVPVVAAATAAAAGADLSKHPGVVPSPMVGTAYWAPEPGAKPFVEVGSKVSVGQTLMIIEAMKTMNQIPSPRAGTVTQILVEDGQPVEYGEPLVIIE is encoded by the coding sequence ATGGCGCCCCAGCCCGACGACAAGACCATCGCGAAATCCGAAGACAGCCAGCTCATTCGCGAGCTCGCAGCGCTGCTGGATGAGACCAGCCTGACCGAGATCGAGCTGGAGCGTGCCGGCCTTCGCATCCGCGTTGCCCGCAACGTGACCGTTGCGGCGGCCGTCCATTCGGCCATCGGAACGGCCGCCGCTGGCGTTCCCGTGGTCGCAGCCGCCACCGCGGCAGCCGCCGGCGCAGACTTGTCCAAACATCCCGGCGTGGTGCCCTCGCCCATGGTCGGCACCGCCTACTGGGCGCCCGAGCCCGGCGCCAAACCGTTCGTCGAGGTCGGCTCCAAGGTGTCCGTCGGTCAGACTCTGATGATCATCGAGGCGATGAAGACGATGAACCAGATTCCGTCACCGCGCGCCGGGACGGTGACGCAGATCCTGGTCGAGGACGGCCAGCCCGTGGAGTACGGCGAGCCGCTCGTCATCATCGAATAA
- a CDS encoding pyridoxal phosphate-dependent aminotransferase — translation MVDATVIPTLEQRIADLTAPSARSNVPPFMVMDVMAAAERIEAGGGHVIHMEVGQPAAPAPRAAIAAAHAALDQARIDYTSALGLLSLRQRIARHYRETHACEVDPARIVITTGSSAGFILAFLAMFEPGDRVAVTVPGYPPYRHILTALGCEPVLIETTAENRHALTGEALLAAHRKTPLKGVLVASPANPTGTMMSREALGGVIAAARDAGIRFISDEIYHGLDYAFPAVTAAELSREALIINSFSKYFCMTGWRIGWMVVPDALVRPIERLQQNLAISVPTLSQIAAEAAFDGRTEMEAIKHGYQENRHILIEGFPRAGLTRFLPADGAFYLYADVSDFTSDSYDFAKRMLEETHVAATPGVDFDPIHGRSFVRFSYARSAEDMREAVARIARWLG, via the coding sequence ATGGTGGATGCGACAGTGATACCGACATTGGAACAGCGGATCGCCGACCTGACGGCGCCGTCCGCGCGCAGCAATGTTCCGCCGTTCATGGTGATGGACGTGATGGCTGCGGCCGAGCGGATCGAGGCGGGCGGTGGACATGTCATCCACATGGAGGTCGGCCAACCGGCGGCGCCTGCGCCACGAGCGGCCATTGCGGCCGCGCATGCCGCGCTCGATCAGGCCCGCATCGACTACACCTCGGCGCTCGGTCTGCTGTCGCTGCGACAGCGAATCGCGCGGCACTATCGTGAGACGCACGCTTGCGAGGTCGATCCGGCGCGAATCGTGATCACGACGGGATCCTCGGCCGGATTCATCCTGGCGTTCCTGGCCATGTTCGAGCCCGGCGACCGCGTGGCCGTGACCGTGCCGGGCTATCCGCCCTATCGCCATATCCTGACGGCGCTGGGCTGCGAGCCGGTGCTGATCGAGACCACGGCGGAGAACCGTCACGCCCTGACCGGCGAAGCGCTGCTCGCCGCGCACCGCAAGACGCCGCTGAAGGGTGTGCTGGTGGCAAGTCCCGCCAATCCGACCGGCACCATGATGTCGCGTGAGGCGCTGGGCGGTGTCATCGCAGCCGCACGCGACGCCGGCATCCGCTTCATCTCCGACGAGATCTATCACGGTCTGGACTACGCGTTTCCGGCGGTGACGGCGGCGGAGCTGTCGCGCGAGGCCCTGATCATCAACTCGTTCTCGAAGTACTTCTGCATGACGGGCTGGCGCATCGGCTGGATGGTGGTGCCAGATGCGCTGGTGCGGCCGATCGAGCGTCTGCAACAGAACCTCGCGATCTCGGTTCCGACCCTGTCGCAGATCGCGGCGGAAGCGGCGTTCGACGGCCGAACCGAAATGGAGGCCATCAAGCACGGTTACCAGGAGAACCGGCACATCCTGATCGAGGGTTTCCCGAGGGCCGGCCTGACCCGGTTCCTGCCGGCCGACGGCGCCTTCTACCTCTATGCCGACGTGTCCGACTTCACCTCCGACAGTTACGACTTCGCCAAGCGGATGCTGGAGGAGACCCATGTGGCGGCCACGCCGGGCGTCGACTTCGATCCGATCCACGGCCGCAGCTTCGTGCGCTTTTCCTATGCGCGTTCGGCCGAGGACATGCGTGAGGCGGTGGCCCGGATCGCGCGCTGGTTAGGCTAG